CAGGGATCCAAGCAGGAACTCGACAGGGAACCATGCAGATCACACACCTAGTAGGATGTTAAACttggaaattaaatacaaaataatcattaTATCATTGAAATAGTAAATaacatagttttatatatatatatatatatataaagcaatcaTATCCCTTTATATTAAAGTACTTTCGAAGAGATTGTATTGTAACAATTCATGTGCAGTATGTGCTTTTAGTTttagatgtatgtatgtatgtatgtatgtatgtatgtatgtatatacatacatactcaTTCTTTCTAAATATTTGATGACTGTGTAGGTGTTGCATTTTGGATGGGGGGTCAGTCTAGTGGGTCAGTGATGAATAGCCTGATAAAGGTGTTAAAGAAAAGTTACTTAATCACACCAGCATCCCCCTGCTGATAGGACCCTCAGTAAATCATCTTCGCCACAGACTCACTGTGAGAACTGGGTAAGGGTGGAGTCACTTTAGCTGCTTGTAAGACCCAGTTGAGCAGGACAATACATTATGTAATATCTCATACTGTTGGGAATTTGAAATTGAAAAGTATGGCACAATGAGCTACAAACAACAGGTGTGTCAAGAATGTTTTAGAGTAAGGCAGGGTTATTGAAACTGAAACTAAACGGATTCCTTACGTCACTTGTTCCCATGATGATGCCGTGTGTGGGGACGCTGCTTCAGATCTTTCCATTACTTCAAGCTGCTATGGTAACAAGGCTGGAGTGCACAGCATGTGTATGCGTGCCTGTGGCTGTCTGTCTTTCCTGTATGCTTGTGTGAGAATGCCCTTCTGCCACAGGTACCTCCACTGCTAGAGGCCTGGTctatggttttgtttttgtcatttctatGTTTAGAATATTCTGCGGTAGACAAAAAGGAAGCTGTTAAGTGTGAGAATGAGTCGGTTGCTGTTCATGGAAGCAGAACTCCTACTATATGCAACTACTACCTAACTACAGTAAATCTTATTCATTAATATCATTTATTCTGTAgggggattttttttattatggtttgAGGGCATTCTTAGTAAAAGCTTGTTTGTGAAAACGAggggaaaaaaaggcataaaAATGCTGAATTATTTTTACACAATTTAATGTTatgctttaaaatgaacatgTGGCACTAGATTTAAGTGAAGAGCCAGTATCACGTCCATATaaattataacaatacctgtaagatgtattgaaCCTTGTAGTGGGGTTTCTTATATTTctggatcacttgaaataactttcaataCTTTTTCAGAATTATGAACTGCTGCTCCAATCAAGCTTGGTGACTTTGTTTACATCTTTGGCTGCAGTCCCGGAATGATCATCTTCATTCTTTCTGGTCAGGTAACAGCACGGTGCACCCTGATGAAAGTCAGAAGATGCACCTATTCATTATTCTCACTCAAGAGCTCCCCAGAACTAACTTTTACAAACAGTAGCTGTGGCTGCAGTCTGCCTGGCGTCAAGTGCAGCAGTCTGTGCTCCAGATATGTGTTTCCTGATAAATACCAACTCTTGCTGTCATCTGGGATACAATTGATGAACAAACTCAACGGCCTATCAGTTTtagacatgttttgtttttgtattgttttagtacCATTACAACGTCATTTAAAACAATGGGTAAAATGCTTACTGCACCCGTAGTGTTCAGTTGTCATCTCATGCCCTGTTCCTAGAAGGCTGGTCATACTGAACTATCATTCCAGCATTTTCTGTTTAAGCTATTTACTCATTTGTTCTTTCTTTATGTTACTGTAATGTAACTgtaataaatgataaaaaaagactTACTAACACATGTTGAATTCAAATATTAACCAGATTTGATAAAATGTCCCCGTGACACTGGATCTTTAGGAGCTTTAAGCTTTCTCGAGCCAGTATAGCAAGTGCATAAGGTAGTTTAAGGAATCAATGTCTTAAAGGCAAGGGAATCATATTTTACATTTAAGGGGAATTCCTTCCCCTTATATCTCTGACCTGCTGTCAAATTACACTCCTGGTCGCGCTCTACGGTCCGCCGATGCTGGTCTTTTAACTGCTCCCTTAACCAAGCTGTGAACAGCAGGGGACAGGGCTTTCTTGTCCTGTGCACCAAGGCTGTGGAACTCACTCCCGCTCGAGATTCAAGATTCTGTCTGCTTTTAAATCTCgccttaaaacacatttatttaaactgGTATTCTTTTAGattcattgttgtttttattttcttgatttTTAGTGTTGTTGGTAGTTTGTATCCAATTCTGTATAAGCCATGCGTtgtttttattgctattttaCTTCATTAAGCGCTTTATGATAATCCtttatgaaaggcactatataattgtaaacacttttcttttcttttagctATCTTCAAATTAAAACAAGAAATTAATATCTTCAGACTCGGAGCAAACAATTTCTGAAATGCTGATTGATTTAGgaaaatcatttttgggaaatTGCCGGTAAACATTGGCCCTTGTTATTTGTCATAGTTGTGGTGTAGGCATCTAAACCAGGCTTCGGACAGGTATGAATCGCATctcttaataataaattaataacttTCTTCACCCATTTTTCttgattgtattattttatttaaatttgtatagcgccttggataaaggcgctataaaaatacaaataaagaaataaagaaatcaaatgaATGGTCAGTCATTCTGCCTTAAACCTGAGTCAGTGATGTGAGTCAATACAACAAACATGCCAGATCATTTCAAGCTGTTGATTAAAAGCAACCAATCCCCCTCCACATGctggaaatgtgacattttacagTTGCTAAAACACTAATTGGTGTTATAGGAATCCTATATGAGAGGCTGGTCAGAAGGGCATTTCGTTTAACAGACTTTATGAATCTTGGATAGGGATGGTATTAATATGCTAATGCACTTGCTGAACATGGAAAACCCAGAGTCATAAATGAACATAGAGGTCAAACTAAAATAATATGCAGAaatggctttgaaaaaaaaactaaaaacgtgTCAGAGAATATATGGATTTTAACTATATCATATTATAAATCCTCCACAaaatactgtttaaataattaccAGGCTCGGGCAGAGAGTTTTATAAATGTAACCGTATTACTCTTTCTGTAAATGATAGGATTATGAGCTGCTTGGGATTTGCACACAGGAATTAGTTTAATATGAAAGATAATTTGGAAAAAATGGGAAGTACCTCTGCTGTATATATTATTGTAACTTTCCGTTTGCTCTGATTAACACAAACTACACCACAGGGGGAAAGAAAACACCAACATGCAATGACCTGTAAAGAGACAAATGTTCAGAAATCAGCCAACATGTCTGTGTGCTTGACTTATATATGGACAAGTTCATCAAGGTCTTTCTCTGAAGGCAAAACAAAACTGCTtaatgaaaatgtgaaaaaaaatcattGCTTAAGAGTAAAATGAACTAAAACCAAGACATTGAATATGAAAcaaagttttaatttttttattttacatatctgtacatacaatttccccaaaTAAGTTTCTGAATACAATTGGATGAAATGATATTAACACACTTATTTAAAATCAACATTCACAAAATGTTGAAAACTGATCAAAGTGAACTCATTACCAAAAGGCTACAACTTTACTACAGGGCAGGCATGTATCCTTTGACTCATTTTAGCACCTTCAAATaaaagtttctttattttaaaactaccGTTTGTGCCGAATAAAAAAAGGCAGACTGTAAAATACTGTTCAACTTAAAATTCCTAAAATTCAGAAGTTAGTTAAGTAACaaccttgttttcttttttcccttgTATATGTTACTAATGTTGTATAGTCTCCAccaatatagtgtgtgtgtgtgtgtgtgtatatatatatatacacacacacattaaaatgcCCAATATTAGTGGTAAATGTGTAAAGTTAAAACAAAGTATGAAGACGCAAGGCCAATCACTGCACAGAAAGCTTCAGACAGTTTTGATGATAAcaccgacttttttttttttctcttgaagtGCACCATCTTAAGCATCAGCATTTTTTACAACCACAGAAGCAAATTAAAATCTAGCCTTGTTCTTCATTCCCATAAACTGGTGGTGGTATCTCTTTTTTATTTGGATGGGGGTTTCTCTGTCATGTACTTCTGTTGACTTTCAGCATGCCTAGAAAGACAAGAGTTGGGTAGAAGTTCATTGACCTGTCAGGAGTGAATTCCCCCCAACCCgataaaacacattttccataTTTACAGATAAGCCTATAAGATGAAGACAATagctatactgtacattattaaacAATTGTTTAAAGCTTAGAAACCTGACATTTTGTCAGATTGTGCCCTCTACATGAAAATGTTTTACTTCAAGCAGCAAAGATCAGTGAAGAGAGTGGCTTGCTGTCACTGCATGGCAAGGTATGGCATTGCATTGTGTTGCATTGCATTTGACTGCCATGTTCTAGTCCATGAGCTGTGACACAGTTCCTACCTAGTCAGATCTTCAATGTCCACCAGCATGGCATCCTGCTCCATGTGCAACTCATCCCTGATAAGCAGCATCTGCACCAACTCTTCATTCAAACCTGtgcaaacagaacaaaatgtaatttagtcTTTTTCACTTCAGGTTTATCAGTTATGTTGTGGCGGACAGGAACATGTGGACTCAGCGTTCATAAGCGACTTAGAGATttggggtgaactatgcatctacaactgctgctgcagtcatttataattggaccttggttttatgtctAGTCCGAaatacagagcacaaggaggttaagtgacttgctctgggtcacacacacagtgactcaggatcctgagccaggatttgaaccgggaaccgtCTGGTATCAAGCcttttttctttaagcactggaccaccAAACCTTGTGGGCAATTCAGAGATGAGTGCAGCTAGCCAAAGCTAAAGTCATATGACAGTCTGGTGGATTTGGGAAAGGTTACTACGTGCTTggccaatgctttttttttttcttttttttttaaatgtggtgtgTCTATGAATCACTCTGTACAAATGTCCAGATGATGGACAATAATGTATTCCTGAGAAAGATGAGTATGGGGGTCATATGCTGGATTTGAACCGCATGGCTGTGTCCCCAGACCCCCACACTCGGAATCTCCAGTGCCGAATGCATAAGCTTTTCAAAACTGACTGCCAAGGAGAGATAAAAAGATTAAACCCTCAACAGATGTGAAGAGCTCTCCTGTaccttaatataaaaaaaaaaaatagcagaaaaATCCTGAAAACACCTTAACAGTATATGAAAGCGAGCCAAGAGCTATAGGAGAATTTTACATTTAATGCCAGATTAAACATATTATTAGCGTACATTTAACAGTAAGATGCTTTAAGCTGTGCTTACAAATAATGTGTTATACTCTCAACCTTACTGTTTTCATTTTCCTGTTACCAgctaataattaaaacaatgcacCACAGATTGCTTGCGTTGATCTGTTTCATAACCATATAGGTAGTATTAAGTTATTATTTACTTGGTAATTTAATTTGTGTGTTTTGCACAAACCAGATTTTGTTATAAACAGTATGACTATGTGGCTGCCATACACTTTAAGGCATGCTAACCTTACGAGGATAAACTGCATTCGTCTGTATTATAGCACCAGAACATCAGGTATGTTTGCAAATCTTAGCCAATTCTATTATAATGTATTGTTACATCACTCAATTACACTAACAATATTAGCCCCAAAATGAAATCGGTGGCCTCCATCATTGTGACTGCCAGTCAGGCTGCAGTGTCTGGTGGCTGACGTTCTGTCAGCTGTGCCTCGGAATTCATCGTTCTCCTTGTCAATCCCATGTCTTCAGAAAGCACGTCACCCAGAAATACAATATTCTGCCTCACAGTTTACTTTGACATCCATTTTCCTTCTTTTCACCAGATGGAGATGTCAGGACAGCTAGTTTGATTTCTAACTGATGTTATCAGGTCTTTTGTCTTCTCTGGTAAGTATCTTGCTTTTTAGACTGCACACACATCTGCAAGATTTTCTGCCACTGTGTCTTTACATCGAGTACATATTTTATAACACTTTCCAATCTGCTTtttatgttttgcacattttggcCCATGGCTTTCTGTAGACTAGTTTATTGATTTGACTCTGCCTTGTTTCCTGCTTGGATAAAGCCTATTAATGTTGCCCTCTACACACATACACATCCACCCAGTCCCTGGCTTCTCTCCTTATCTATAAAGATGCCAAAACATTGTGTGTGACTACTGTCCAAAAGACCACCAAAGAACTTAAACTCGTGTCTCTTATCACccccacctagccccccagaatGGTTTGCAAAATAACCCACTTACTTTCAATCTGGGAGTGGAGGTCGTTAACTATAACTTGCAGCTGACCAATTGTCATGTCCCTCAGGTCTATGGGCTTCAAGCTTCTCTTCATTAAGCATTCACTTATATGAGGCATGTGAGGCAGCTAGGAGAGGGAGAGCAACCTTGTTAATCACAAAACATTTCTCTCCTTTATttcaaagcaatttaaatgcTGCTCTATACAGTTAATGCCATTTATCAAGTGAGCAGCGCAACACACTGGAATTTTAGGCAGTGTTTAAGAGCTCCAAGGTCCAGAAACACAATTGCACTTATACAGAAATTATACAGGTTACTGGTTTGGGAGCACATTTCCATTTGATTCCTGATGAAACCGCTGCTTCAGTACCGGTAGTGAAGTGGTGGTGTTTAAGTTCCTGCAGCACAATCACTTCTAAAAGAGCACTGCACATTTATATTCTTCGTGAAGGAGTGACAACACTGTCAGATCGCTAAATAAAAGTAACCTCATTTCCACTTtcactgtgtgtctgtataaTAATCACTGTTGGTTATACCCGACAGGCAAGGAAGGCTGACAACATCAACTCCTTTATAACTCAAATCATCTCATGCAAACACACAGTGATGTATTTCTGGTCTGGTGAACTGTATGCAACTGCATATAATAACATTCTCATAACTTGGCAGCAGGTGGCAGACTTGCAATACTAAAATATCTCTTCAGTTATCAAGGatcattgtctaaaaaaaaaaaaatcataaacgtGGATGGAgcaatttatttcaaataaatcttTTCTATATCCATAATTTACATAGACACATTTTACGTTCTCAAACACCCAAGTGCCAGTGGATATTCCACCCACTCTTCCCTGAACCAGTAAGCTTTTACTTTCAGGGTGTTTCTGGTTACTTCATCCATTCTTCAGGTGATAAACTGGGCCCCCCTCCCCTATGCTCCCTTTCCTCTATCCTCTGCTAGCATTTGTTTGGATGCAGGTGACTTTTTAATCTGTTTGGATAATGTTTTCTTTCAGTGACATGATGTGTTTCACTTTTATTTTCTACTGTGCCACGGTTTGCTTATGTCCTTTGTATCTCtttggggtatttttttttttttttttttttttaaggagttcCCGTTTCTGCCATGAGTAAGACTGCTGGTTCGGTACAGTGAGTGTATGCTTGCATGAATACGAGTCATCCTGTCATCATGTTTAGTATATCTTCCCAGTTTAGCTAGCTACTCTCGCAGAGGTGGTATGGTAGTGCTCAGTGGAATTTTTGTGATACTGTTTGATTACCCCCCATTTGGAGCAGTTTGCTTTGGAACCCGCTGTGGTTACATTCTTTCTGGTCTGGTTATCTCTATGCTTATTTCATACACCTGGTCCGGACCcgataaaaaaaaaggaagtgtGGTTATGCAATTAAATATTCACTTACAAGCAAAGGAAATGTGTTGGGGGAGAGGGAGGTGGCAGTAAATTTATAATGAATGGTAAACATACTCAACTGAATTAAACTTCTAGTAATGAACAATCTGTTGAATTCCAGATGGTGTCTTGCCTCTTTATAAGTAATTCCTTGCTTAGTCCTATTTGACCTCTTTAGGCCTGCAAGGCTTGTTAGAATACTGTAACAGGTCATTAAAAAAAGTAACTGCATTTAAGTATTCAGGGTAGTATATCAAATAACATAACAATGCCCTTCTCCAAAGACAAAATAAGTCAAGGAttaatgtttccttttttatatacaagAGCTATCAAGTAACCAGTAAAAGTATGATGTTTTCATCAGGTGTGCTTGCCCTGTAACCCTGCCTGTCTGCTATGCTAAAGCACCATGATCACAAAACTATATCCTTCTGAATTGTAAAAAGGTCAGCCTCTTTAAAGTGCACTCATGAGTTTCATTATTTCTGACAGCTGGGCACCACTAGATCTAAAGTAAGTCAGCAACGACATTGCAGAACATAAATTATAGATCCGTCTTTGTTGAATCAGTAAAGATGGTACCAGGTCAAAAAGATATGAAAATGGAGAGCGAACGAAGAGCATTCCTGAGCAGCGAGGAAGGGCTTATTAAAAATGAGGCTCAAAAACAACCAGACTCAAAACACACGTGGTTTTGATACCAGCCTGTATATAAACATACACTGCTGTACATTGTGAAAACATGGCGCCAAATTGTAAAAATGCTGGCAAATTCAAACAGCCCGAAGAAGTGAATGTAACATATTTTGATCAAGTATGAGGAATGTGAGTGATCAGACACTGAAAAACAGCCTTTGACCTGCAATGTCTGAGTTCCACCTTCCACCTTCCACCTTGTTGAAAATTAAATGATGAAATGCAGAGCAGTTTTCAATTAATTTTAAACACGTCTTTTGGACAGTGGCAGGTCATTGTGAAGGTGATTGTGCACACTGTTCAAACAGTACACCTCAGTGTTTATTTATGTTAGATTCATCTAAATAACATCAtgattttgtttaagaaaatactTAAAAGGGACAGCAGCCCCCAACAgtttgtagttttaatgtataaattataaacaaaatatttaaatgagtgcAAATATTATCATTTGTTCTCTTTTAATTCTGTTAaagatattttggttctttgtttCAATTCGGGAAAAATCCCACCAATGGTTGAGCTGCAGTTGGACCATGTGATCTACAGCAAAGGTTACCAGAATGCAGCAGGTTATCTTTGTTGTGTTTTGAAAAAGATTAGCATATTCATATTAAacgtgaagagaaaaaaaaaccctgagggACTAAAAGAGTCTCAGCACAAAAAACAGAGGGGAATGGATTTAAAGGAAGAACATGGTTTTTAAAGTGCTGATTAGCCTTTCAAATCCTCCCAGGTGTTATTATAAAGCGACTGTACTCACAAGGTCTGCTACGGGAGACTTCTTTCTGTTCTGCTTCTCTACTTCCACCTGCATTTTAGCCATGGGCTTGGCCATGGCAAGTGCCATCTTAGCTTCGGCCTGTAGCTTCTTCTGCCGGGTGAGGAAGTCCATGTCCTCCAAGGACTCTGAGTCCTCTTCAGTAGTGTCACGGTCAGAGTAGGACAAGCTCTGCTTGCTCTGGAAAAGGGATGACATGCTGTATAAACTGGGGCCAGTCTTGTGCATATATTCATGAACTGTATTGCAAACTCCTAAGTACAAACTCAGTTTAATATACATGGTAAGTTACCGTCATTGTTATTTCTATCAGAAGACACTAACTATTCATCTTAATATAGCTTTAATTGTGCTAAAATAACACTGTAATTCAGTTAATTAAATTTGACTGCAGTGGTTCTTCCAATATTCATTTGAGAATACTATATCAGATATGAGTCAAACAGTGTCAGACATGGCAGATAATATCTGATTGCAATTagtcaatgtactgtatattaagagATCTAAATTTGATGGGGCAAGATATCACCCTGTCTGGATGTTTTGTGGTTATTTCACAGTCATTTGTTACACAGTTCATTGCAGTTGGTGGATTACTTCATGGATAACCAGAGAGGTACCGCCTTATACTTGAAATCAGATTTAAAACCTCCCCAGAATGGATACATCAATTtacttatttgattatttttgctgTCAGCACACGTGTGGACTTGAACTTCACAACTGGAACCCAAAacaatgcacatttaaaaaaaacaaaaacataattatcTAACCCTGCAGTGACTTTTCCGCTCAGTTCAATCTTTGAAGGGTCAGCAGTGTTGCAGAACTGACCAGGGGTGATCTGGGACAGCAAGCTGACAAAGCATTTCCTGT
The DNA window shown above is from Acipenser ruthenus chromosome 17, fAciRut3.2 maternal haplotype, whole genome shotgun sequence and carries:
- the LOC117423593 gene encoding schwannomin-interacting protein 1-like isoform X8, with the protein product MVHQENCVYQAQKNERESIRQKLALGSFFDDGPGIYTSCSKSGKPSLSSRLQSGMNLQICFVNDSGSDKDSDADDSKTETSLDTPLSPMSKQSLSYSDRDTTEEDSESLEDMDFLTRQKKLQAEAKMALAMAKPMAKMQVEVEKQNRKKSPVADLLPHMPHISECLMKRSLKPIDLRDMTIGQLQVIVNDLHSQIESLNEELVQMLLIRDELHMEQDAMLVDIEDLTRHAESQQKYMTEKPPSK
- the LOC117423593 gene encoding schwannomin-interacting protein 1-like isoform X7, producing MDEHRWTLPLAHRWAQKNERESIRQKLALGSFFDDGPGIYTSCSKSGKPSLSSRLQSGMNLQICFVNDSGSDKDSDADDSKTETSLDTPLSPMSKQSLSYSDRDTTEEDSESLEDMDFLTRQKKLQAEAKMALAMAKPMAKMQVEVEKQNRKKSPVADLLPHMPHISECLMKRSLKPIDLRDMTIGQLQVIVNDLHSQIESLNEELVQMLLIRDELHMEQDAMLVDIEDLTRHAESQQKYMTEKPPSK
- the LOC117423593 gene encoding schwannomin-interacting protein 1-like isoform X6 produces the protein MDCDGMDDVISKASCLNLVDNYKKAQKNERESIRQKLALGSFFDDGPGIYTSCSKSGKPSLSSRLQSGMNLQICFVNDSGSDKDSDADDSKTETSLDTPLSPMSKQSLSYSDRDTTEEDSESLEDMDFLTRQKKLQAEAKMALAMAKPMAKMQVEVEKQNRKKSPVADLLPHMPHISECLMKRSLKPIDLRDMTIGQLQVIVNDLHSQIESLNEELVQMLLIRDELHMEQDAMLVDIEDLTRHAESQQKYMTEKPPSK